Proteins from one Salarias fasciatus chromosome 14, fSalaFa1.1, whole genome shotgun sequence genomic window:
- the LOC115401039 gene encoding extracellular calcium-sensing receptor-like → MAFAIDEINRNSNLLANVTLGYSLYDNCVKLAVGFRAALTLANGQEEQITLNETCFGRPPVVGIVGDSTSTNAIAISAVLGLYGVPMVSYFATCSCLSDRQKFPSFFRTIPSDAFQVGAMIQILKHFGWTWAGLLVSDDDYGLHVARSFQSDLGPSAGGCLAYLEVLPSGRNPAEIRRIVGVIKKSTARVVIVFGHEHYMIQIMEEVVRQNVTGLQWMASEAWTTSTAALQTPRLMPYLGGTLGIAIRRGEIPGLKDFLLQMRPDLHFDDSFQNSMVNQFWELIFRCRFAPPPAGWVEAGGALCTGEEDLENVVTEFLDVSNLRPEYNVYKAVYALAYALDDMLRCEPGRGPFKGHSCSSLQRLEPWQKVNFTTSFGDQVSFDENGDVLPTYDVMNWLWLPDGRTEVQTVGEVRRSASKGDELILDENKIFWNSEFKKSPRSVCSEDCPPGTRLVRKKGKPVCCFNCVPCSEGKISNKTNSMECISCPEDFWSSPQRDHCVPKKTEFLSYYEPLGICLTTASLLGTFICVVVLGIFFHYRRTPIVRANNSELSFQLLLSLKLCFLCSLLFIGRPRLWTCQLRHAAFGISFVLCVSCILVKTMVVLAVFKASKPGGEASLKWFGVMQQRGTVLVLTSIQAAICTAWLVSASPSPHKNTQYYNDKIVFECVVGSTIGFAVLLGYIGLLAILSCLLAFLARNLPDNFNEAKLITFSMLIFCAVWVAFVPAYISSPGKYADAVEVFAILASSFGLLVALFGPKCYIILLRPERNTRKAIMGRGIES, encoded by the exons ATGGCCTTTGCTATTGATGAGATCAACAGAAACTCCAACCTGTTAGCAAACGTGACTCTGGGATACAGTCTGTACGATAACTGTGTCAAACTTGCCGTTGGATTTCGTGCAGCGCTGACGTTGGCCAACGGTCAGGAAGAGCAAATCACTTTAAATGAAACTTGTTTCGGAAGGCCTCCAGTTGTAGGAATTGTGGGTGATTCCACTTCAACAAATGCTATTgccatttctgctgttttaggGTTGTATGGAGTACCTATG GTGAGTTATTTTGCCACCTGTTCCTGCCTGAGCGACCGACAAAAGTTTCCATCTTTCTTCAGGACGATCCCGAGTGATGCTTTCCAG GTAGGTGCTATGATTCAGATACTGAAGCACTTTGGATGGACCTGGGCAGGTCTGCTGGTCAGTGACGATGACTACGGCCTTCACGTTGCCCGATCCTTCCAGTCTGACCTGGGTCCGAGTGCCGGAGGCTGTCTGGCCTACTTAGAGGTTTTGCCATCTGGAAGAAACCCAGCTGAAATCCGTCGAATTGTGGGTGTCATAAAGAAGTCCACAGCTCGTGTGGTCATAGTGTTTGGTCATGAGCACTACATGATTCAAATCATGGAGGAG GTGGTGAGGCAGAACGTCACAGGCCTGCAGTGGATGGCCAGTGAAGCCTGGACAACAtcaacagctgctctgcagacccCTCGTCTCATGCCTTACTTAGGCGGCACACTGGGCATTGCTATCCGCAGGGGAGAAATACCAGGACTCAAGGACTTCTTACTGCAAATGCGTCCTGATCTACATTTTGATGATAGTTTTCAGAATAGCATG gtAAATCAGTTCTGGGAACTCATATTTCGGTGTAGGTttgcacctcctccagcaggttgggTGGAAGCTGGAGGAGCACTGTGCACAGGAGAGGAAGATTTAGAAAATGTGGTGACTGAATTCCTGGACGTTTCAAACCTCAGACCGGAGTACAACGTGTACAAAGCTGTGTATGCTCTTGCATACGCTCTTGATGATATGCTGCGGTGTGAGCCTGGAAGAGGGCCTTTCAAAGggcacagctgcagcagtttaCAAAGACTGGAGCCCTGGCAG AAA GTCAACTTCACTACATCGTTTGGTGATCAAGTGTCATTTGATGAGAATGGAGATGTATTACCAACATATGACGTCATGAACTGGCTGTGGCTCCCTGATGGGAGAACTGAAGTTCAGACTGTGGGTGAGGTTCGGAGGTCGGCCTCCAAAGGAGATGAGCTCATACTCGATGAAAACAAAATCTTCTGGAATTCAGAATTTAAAAAG TCACCTCGCTCAGTGTGCAGTGAGGACTGTCCTCCAGGGACACGCCTGgtgagaaaaaagggaaaacctGTGTGTTGTTTCAACTGTGTCCCATGTTCCGAGGGAAAAATCAGCAATAAGACCA ACTCAATGGAGTGCATCAGCTGTCCAGAGGATTTCTGGTCCAGTCCTCAGCGTGACCACTGTGTTCCCAAGAAAACTGAGTTCCTCTCCTATTATGAACCTCTGGGTATCTGTCTGaccactgcttcactgctgggCACATTTATCTGTGTTGTCGTTCTGGGGATCTTTTTCCATTATCGAAGGACGCCTATAGTACGAGCCAACAATTCTGAGCTGAGTTTCCAGCTTTTATTGTCACTTAAACTTTGCTTCCTGTGTTCACTTTTGTTCATCGGACGACCCAGACTGTGGACATGCCAACTGAGACACGCAGCCTTCGGGATCAGCTTTGTGCTTTGTGTCTCGTGTATCCTGGTTAAAACCATGGTGGTTCTGGCTGTGTTTAAGGCCTCAAAGCCAGGAGGAGAGGCCAGTCTGAAGTGGTTTGGTgtgatgcagcagagaggaacagTTCTGGTTCTCACTTCCATTCAAGCAGCAATCTGCACAGCTTGGCTTGTCTCCGCCTCACCGTCccctcataaaaacacacaatactACAATGACAAGATCGTTTTCGAATGTGTAGTCGGATCCACTATAGGTTTTGCGGTGTTGCTGGGTTATATCGGCTTACTCGCTATTCTTAGTTGTCTTTTGGCATTTCTGGCAAGAAATCTCCCAGATAACTTCAATGAGGCCAAACTCATCACTTTCAGCATGCTGATCTTCTGTGCTGTGTGGGTGGCCTTTGTTCCTGCTTATATCAGCTCTCCAGGTAAATATGCAGATGCTGTGGAAGTATTTGCCATCCTGGCTTCAAGCTTTGGCCTCTTGGTGGCGCTGTTTGGACCCAAATGTTACATAATCCTgctgagaccagagaggaaCACAAGGAAGGCCATCATGGGTCGAGGTATTGAGTCAtaa
- the LOC115400755 gene encoding extracellular calcium-sensing receptor-like — protein MSCMRWGAAGRSHLFQDGDIVIGGLFNLHHQPAARDDDFTLQPHNKPCTGLQVLPLQYIYAMLFAVEEINHSRTLLPGVKLGYHIFDDCAIPSLSLKSTFSLIGGDSFNCRPAQPLYCSSGKGEEVQSKKGSSLVPLIIGCATTQSSKIVSRLLASLFVPMISYLASCPCLSDRLQYPTFFRTIPSDVYQARAFAHLAIRFNWSWIGVVITNTAYGQMALKVFQEEIQGAEVCVAFVATLGRENIGRDARRAALAIQASTARVILVFSWYTDVGKLFLQLDKLNVTDRLFLASEAWSTSGNLLQSPVTRKVAGGVLGVAIRSAPVPGFEHYLRSLNPSHRPHDRFLYEFWEKEFGCNPSSNASSNKYPADKKASLPPCSGTESLEEVQNLFTDTSQLRVTYNVYLAVYAAAHALHSLLSCSNGESSSGQNISACYSPKHIKPIEVLQHLKSVNFTTPQGELFYFQGADIPAKYDLVNWQKTPDGSFKLVQIGRVDGFDLHLNESAIQWNTGSNQVPISECSANCPPGTRKTIRKGKPPCCFDCVPCAEGEISNKSGSLHCDQCPLEFWSNGEQTTCVPRQLDFLSFNETLGITLTAAAVAGTTVTAAVFVVFLWHRHTPVVRANNSELSFLLLVSLKLCFLCSLVFIGRPSVWSCRFQQATFGISFVLCVSCLQVKTMVVLAAFRSARPGAEALIRWFGPSQQRGSVCLLTCVQIVICATWLSLSPPVPHRDLGFRGSKVTFECAMESVVGFSLVLGYIGLLACTCLILAFFARKLPDNFNEAKLITFSMLIFCAVWVAFVPAYVSSPGKYTVAVEVFAILSSSYGLLLCIFAPKCFIILLRPEKNTKKHLMTR, from the exons ATGTCTTGCATGCGGTGGGGAGCAGCAGGCAGATCACACCTGTTCCAGGATGGAGATATTGTCATCGGCGGGCTCTTCAATCTTCATCATCAACCTGCAGCAAGAGACGATGACTTCACTCTGCAGCCTCACAACAAACCTTGTACTGG TTTGCAAGTTCTTCCATTGCAGTACATATATGCTATGCTGTTTGCAGTGGAAGAAATCAATCATAGTAGAACTCTACTGCCAGGTGTCAAGCTGGGCTACCACATCTTTGACGATTGTGCGATCCCTTCATTGTCTCTGAAGTCGACATTCTCACTGATCGGAGGAGACAGCTTCAACTGTAGACCTGCTCAACCTCTATATTGTTCTTCTGGAAAAGGAGAGGAAGTCCAAAGCAAAAAAG GAAGTTCACTGGTTCCGTTGATTATTGGTTGTGCCACAACTCAATCAAGCAAGATAGTTTCCAGACTCCTGGCCTCCCTCTTTGTACCGATG ATCAGCTATCTGGCCAGCTGTCCCTGTCTGAGTGACAGGCTTCAGTATCCAACCTTCTTCAGGACCATCCCCAGTGATGTTTACCAAGCTCGAGCTTTTGCACATCTTGCCATTCGCTTCAACTGGAGTTGGATCGGCGTAGTAATAACAAACACTGCATATGGCCAGATGGCATTAAAG GTATTTCAGGAGGAGATTCAGGgagcagaggtgtgtgttgcattTGTGGCAACTCTTGGAAGAGAAAACATTGGGAGAGATGCCAGACGAGCCGCACTTGCTATTCAAGCTTCCACTGCTAGAGTGATTTTAGTATTTTCCTGGTATACAGATGTGGGAaaactgtttctgcagctggacAAGCTAAAT GTGACTGACAGACTGTTTCTGGCCAGTGAGGCCTGGAGCACCAGTGGAAACCTTCTCCAGAGTCCGGTCACCAGAAAAGTAGCAGGCGGAGTTCTTGGTGTTGCAATTCGAAGCGCACCTGTACCTGGATTTGAACATTATCTCAGAAGTCTGAACCCATCTCATCGTCCTCACGACAGGTTTTTGTATGAATTCTGGGAGAAGGAGTTTGGTTGCAATCCATCCTCAAATGCTTCTTCAAATAAATATCCTGCAGACAAGAAAGCTTCTCTGCCACCATGCAGCGGCACTGAGTCCCTGGAGGAAGTGCAGAATCTCTTCACAGACACCTCTCAGTTGAGGGTGACCTATAATGTGTACCTTGCCGTTTACGCTGCGGCTCATGCACTTCACAGCCTTCTCTCATGCTCCAATGGAGAGAGCTCTTCTGGACAAAACATCTCTGCCTGTTACTctccaaaacacatcaaaccCATAGAG GTGTTGCAACACTTGAAGAGCGTGAACTTCACCACCCCACAAGGTGAACTCTTCTATTTCCAAGGGGCGGACATTCCCGCAAAATACGACCTTGTTAACTGGCAGAAAACTCCTGATGGGTCATTTAAACTGGTCCAGATTGGACGTGTGGATGGATTTGACCTTCACCTCAATGAGTCAGCGATTCAGTGGAACACAGGATCCAATCAG GTGCCGATATCGGAGTGCTCTGCGAACTGCCCACCAGGCACTCGAAAGACCATCAGAAAAGGAAAACCTCCTTGTTGCTTTGACTGTGTTCCTTGTGCTGAAGGGGAGATCAGCAACAAATCTG GCTCCCTCCACTGTGATCAGTGTCCGTTAGAGTTCTGGTCCAATGGAGAACAAACCACCTGTGTCCCTCGTCAGCTGGATTTCCTGTCCTTTAATGAAACCTTGGGCATCACTCTTACAGCAGCGGCTGTGGCTGGGACTActgtgacagcagctgtgtttgtagtgtttctgtggcaTCGTCACACACCTGTG GTACGAGCCAACAACTCAGAgctgagcttcctgctgctcgTGTCGCTCAaactctgcttcctctgctcgcTGGTGTTCATCGGTCGTCCGTCTGTCTGGTCCTGTCGGTTCCAGCAAGCCACCTTTGGGATCAgctttgttctttgtgtttcttgccTCCAAGTGAAGACCATGGTGGTTCTGGCTGCTTTCCGCTCAGCTCGTCCTGGTGCTGAAGCATTGATCAGGTGGTTTGGCCCAAGCCAACAAAGAGGAAGTGTTTGCCTTCTCACTTGTGTACAG ATTGTCATTTGTGCGACATGGCTGTCCCTGAGTCCCCCTGTGCCTCATCGTGACCTGGGTTTCCGAGGCTCAAAGGTCACCTTTGAGTGTGCCATGGAGTCTGTGGTGGGCTTCTCTTTGGTTCTGGGATACATTGGCCTGCTGGCCTGCACCTGTCTTATTCTCGCCTTTTTTGCACGGAAACTACCCGACAACTTCAACGAGGCCAAGCTGATCACCTTCAGCATGCTGattttctgtgctgtttggGTGGCCTTTGTTCCCGCTTATGTCAGCTCTCCTGGGAAATACACTGTTGCTGTGGAGGTTTTTGCCATCCTGTCCTCAAGCTATGGTTTACTGCTCTGCATTTTTGCTCCCAAATGTTTCATCATTCTTTTAAGACCTgagaaaaacaccaagaaacacCTGATGACCAGATAA